In a genomic window of Lacrimispora sp. BS-2:
- a CDS encoding leucyl aminopeptidase family protein, giving the protein MRIQITCSPAPESRNSQPEHGESLFSFFRKLGKKGGGDCQIRLDQLGFTAEELTQAVEHGVCGLYDGAYRFKKEALKGLNRKEIYENRDGLADYGETCYTLVVGNGGAIEDKYTGISDEMWKQILFRGENIGRCKGYARTLGNLPNNYLHTEDLVCYAEDLAKNLGVFCRTLRNRELEELNCGGLLAVNQGSSREAAMVILQYEGLPGGERIALVGKGLMFDSGGYHLKSMDGMCGMKFDMCGAAGVLEAFEILVRNKVKKNLMVILTLAENVISSDAVKMGDVITTLAGKTVEIYNTDAEGRLVLCDGITYAQQQKAAFVLDMATLTYSAHAALGDSFTGLFVNDEDLLNPWMEAARESEEMFWRLPLNSYYHKLLEWSTVADFANYAPGKGAGASVAACFLEKFVEPGTRWIHLDMVGPSVIRSETEEMREGASGAGIITIVKFLEKQ; this is encoded by the coding sequence ATGAGGATTCAAATCACCTGCAGCCCGGCCCCTGAAAGCAGGAACTCACAACCGGAACATGGAGAATCACTGTTTTCTTTTTTCAGAAAGCTGGGAAAGAAAGGTGGAGGTGACTGTCAGATTCGGCTGGATCAGTTGGGGTTCACAGCGGAAGAACTGACACAGGCCGTAGAACATGGAGTCTGCGGCCTGTATGATGGGGCCTATCGCTTTAAAAAAGAGGCATTAAAGGGTCTTAACCGCAAAGAGATTTATGAGAACCGTGATGGCCTGGCTGATTATGGAGAAACCTGTTATACCCTTGTTGTGGGTAACGGTGGGGCTATTGAAGACAAATATACAGGAATATCGGATGAAATGTGGAAACAGATTCTTTTCAGAGGGGAAAACATAGGCAGATGCAAGGGATATGCCCGTACTCTGGGGAATCTACCAAACAATTATTTACATACGGAGGATCTGGTCTGCTATGCCGAAGATCTGGCGAAAAACCTTGGAGTTTTCTGCCGGACGTTAAGGAATCGGGAACTGGAAGAGTTGAACTGCGGTGGTTTGCTTGCTGTGAACCAGGGAAGCAGCCGGGAGGCAGCCATGGTGATTCTTCAGTATGAAGGACTGCCGGGAGGCGAACGGATTGCCCTGGTGGGAAAAGGACTGATGTTTGATTCCGGCGGATACCACTTAAAATCCATGGATGGTATGTGCGGCATGAAGTTTGATATGTGCGGAGCAGCAGGCGTACTTGAAGCTTTTGAAATCCTGGTACGTAATAAAGTAAAAAAGAATCTTATGGTAATCTTAACTTTGGCAGAAAATGTCATCAGCTCCGACGCGGTAAAAATGGGAGATGTGATTACGACACTGGCCGGAAAGACGGTTGAGATTTATAATACGGATGCAGAAGGACGGCTGGTGCTCTGTGACGGCATTACCTATGCGCAGCAGCAGAAAGCAGCTTTTGTCCTTGATATGGCGACACTGACTTATTCGGCTCACGCTGCACTGGGAGATTCATTTACCGGGTTGTTTGTAAATGATGAAGATTTGCTGAATCCCTGGATGGAGGCTGCCCGGGAGTCAGAAGAGATGTTTTGGAGGCTTCCCTTGAACTCTTATTATCATAAGCTTCTGGAATGGAGTACAGTCGCAGATTTTGCCAATTATGCGCCGGGAAAGGGCGCCGGAGCCAGTGTGGCAGCCTGCTTTCTGGAGAAGTTTGTGGAGCCGGGAACCCGGTGGATCCATCTGGATATGGTAGGACCATCTGTGATACGTTCTGAAACTGAGGAAATGAGAGAGGGGGCCAGCGGGGCCGGTATTATTACTATAGTGAAATTTCTGGAAAAGCAGTAA
- a CDS encoding ABC transporter ATP-binding protein, producing the protein MRIALRIFREAKRYRIHLIFALLALVVSTAAGFYTPWALRELTALATEGISDFQAQALRIGLSLLGAATIQAAGTSAAGYLNHYAALHYVADLRKRLYGKLQHMSLSYFHKSRTGDLTSRVVNDALDAEILLAHVIPDFAVNVLTFIGVGALLFTINGKLAMVSLVTIPFLLGITMWQSRHVSPTWKENSRVRGELAGKVQDNLSGIKEIQIFNQQSHEERKVANLSLRHSLAYLRASFFFETTYPLLAFVTALGTVIVVVYGGYLVGTGEVEIADIVGFVMYLSMFYGPVKSFSALAERAGEAGAGCKRVFDVFDEIPEVKEKKNAKTLNRVQGEIVLNDLSFSYQEDIPVMKNINLTIKKGQTVALVGTTGVGKSTIANLINRFYDPQEGAVFIDGVDIRDVTLSSLRDNISMVLQDTFLFNGTVYENIVYGWKDAKREDVIAAAKAANAHDFIERMENGYDTFIGERGVLLSGGQRQRIAIARAILRDSPILILDEATSALDTKTEKEIQAALNEISKERTTIMIAHRLSTTREADLIVVLDGTGIAEMGTHDELIAKGGIFARLHGAQAS; encoded by the coding sequence ATGAGAATAGCACTGCGGATATTCCGGGAGGCAAAAAGGTACAGGATTCATCTGATCTTTGCACTTTTAGCCCTCGTGGTATCTACGGCAGCCGGGTTTTATACGCCATGGGCCTTAAGGGAATTAACGGCACTTGCTACAGAGGGAATCAGTGATTTTCAGGCTCAGGCCCTGCGTATCGGACTGTCTCTTCTTGGCGCAGCTACAATCCAGGCGGCAGGAACTTCCGCGGCCGGATATTTAAATCATTATGCAGCCCTTCACTATGTGGCGGATTTACGAAAGAGGCTTTACGGCAAGCTGCAGCATATGAGCTTAAGTTATTTTCACAAAAGCAGGACAGGCGATCTCACCAGCCGTGTCGTGAATGATGCGCTGGATGCAGAGATACTTTTGGCACATGTGATTCCGGATTTTGCAGTCAATGTTCTTACATTTATAGGAGTGGGAGCTTTGCTGTTTACGATCAATGGAAAGCTTGCCATGGTAAGTCTGGTTACCATACCTTTTCTTCTGGGAATTACCATGTGGCAGAGCCGTCATGTATCCCCTACCTGGAAAGAAAATTCCCGGGTAAGAGGGGAACTTGCCGGAAAGGTCCAGGACAATCTTTCCGGCATCAAAGAAATTCAGATTTTTAATCAGCAAAGCCATGAGGAACGTAAGGTTGCAAATCTTTCGCTTCGCCACAGTTTAGCCTATCTTCGTGCAAGCTTCTTTTTTGAAACAACTTATCCTTTGCTTGCCTTTGTCACTGCACTGGGAACGGTGATTGTGGTCGTTTATGGCGGGTACCTGGTGGGAACCGGGGAAGTGGAGATTGCAGACATTGTTGGATTTGTTATGTATCTGTCCATGTTTTATGGTCCTGTAAAAAGCTTTTCTGCTCTTGCGGAAAGGGCGGGAGAAGCCGGAGCCGGGTGTAAACGGGTATTTGATGTTTTTGATGAAATCCCGGAAGTAAAGGAAAAGAAAAATGCAAAAACCCTTAATCGGGTTCAAGGTGAAATTGTGCTGAACGATCTCTCTTTTTCTTATCAGGAAGATATTCCGGTAATGAAGAATATTAACCTGACCATTAAGAAAGGGCAGACTGTGGCTTTGGTTGGGACTACAGGTGTAGGAAAAAGTACCATAGCAAACCTGATCAACCGGTTTTATGATCCCCAGGAAGGAGCTGTTTTCATTGACGGAGTTGATATCCGGGATGTGACGCTTTCCAGTTTACGGGACAATATTTCCATGGTGTTACAGGATACATTCCTTTTTAATGGAACTGTGTATGAGAATATTGTATACGGCTGGAAAGATGCGAAAAGAGAAGATGTTATTGCAGCGGCAAAGGCAGCAAATGCCCACGATTTCATTGAAAGGATGGAAAACGGGTATGATACGTTTATCGGGGAACGGGGCGTTTTACTGTCAGGAGGACAAAGGCAGAGAATTGCTATTGCCCGTGCGATTTTAAGAGATTCTCCAATCCTGATCCTGGATGAGGCAACCTCTGCTTTGGATACAAAAACAGAAAAGGAAATACAGGCGGCGTTGAATGAGATTTCAAAGGAGCGCACCACCATAATGATTGCACACAGGCTTTCTACTACCCGTGAGGCTGATTTGATTGTAGTGCTTGATGGGACCGGTATTGCGGAGATGGGTACTCATGACGAGCTGATTGCGAAGGGAGGAATTTTTGCCCGGTTGCATGGAGCTCAGGCATCGTAG
- a CDS encoding DUF4317 family protein: MINREDMLELTRRMTLARTSFTRIAGCYVDREGEFDGSFNTNFLKLSPSERTQKLKLAKEIPFSATNVNLKKYEFPQSMRRPGSMWQLLMAMNECGLKNDALMDTFYDVVMESYHTDLEYAILLFHDRYDIPAKASDQERLWESEEVFEYMICAICPLAGEYEPGKPECGFLFPAFTDRSGDLNHIDVFQADGDRPHKEILEALGISSART, from the coding sequence ATGATAAACAGAGAAGATATGCTGGAGCTGACAAGGCGGATGACCCTTGCCCGGACATCCTTTACAAGAATCGCAGGGTGTTATGTTGATAGGGAGGGAGAGTTTGATGGGAGTTTTAATACAAACTTTTTAAAATTATCTCCATCAGAGCGAACCCAAAAATTGAAGCTGGCAAAGGAGATTCCCTTTTCTGCCACCAATGTAAACTTAAAGAAATATGAATTTCCACAAAGCATGCGAAGGCCGGGGAGCATGTGGCAGCTGCTTATGGCGATGAATGAATGCGGATTAAAAAATGATGCCCTGATGGACACATTTTATGATGTAGTCATGGAAAGCTACCATACGGATTTGGAATATGCCATTTTACTTTTCCATGATCGCTATGATATTCCGGCAAAGGCTTCAGATCAGGAGAGATTGTGGGAATCGGAAGAAGTGTTTGAATATATGATTTGTGCTATCTGCCCGTTAGCAGGGGAGTATGAGCCGGGGAAACCGGAGTGTGGATTCTTATTCCCCGCATTTACAGACAGAAGCGGGGATCTGAATCATATTGATGTATTTCAGGCAGATGGGGACCGGCCCCACAAGGAAATCCTGGAGGCATTGGGAATCAGCAGTGCCAGAACTTGA
- a CDS encoding ABC transporter substrate-binding protein — MLRLNKYKAALFMALAVGTLLSGCSLKAQTAGGETRVIKTVHGEVEVPVDPQRVIATYCMGDVLALGIKPAATYDAAGKAYEKEVADLPVWDKFEAEEILSYDPDLILVVNQEQYDIASKIAPTVWLPFTELSLEERVRFLGEVLNRQDEAEKALENFEQKLKEAKEELAEKQIMDKTVSIFEREANGSIWVFGDKWGRGGDLIYSHLGFKAPEIVQNEIIAKDQYRDVSMEVIQDYAGDYLILSGDIEELNGNTIWESLPAVKNGRTIPIDFTLFYDIDIYSSSVQLDYLLDAMLNMPE; from the coding sequence ATGTTGAGGCTAAATAAATATAAGGCGGCGCTTTTTATGGCGCTTGCAGTTGGAACGCTGCTTTCTGGCTGCAGTTTAAAAGCGCAGACAGCCGGTGGCGAAACAAGAGTGATAAAGACCGTTCATGGAGAAGTTGAGGTACCGGTGGATCCCCAGAGAGTAATTGCAACGTATTGTATGGGAGACGTTTTGGCCCTTGGAATAAAGCCTGCGGCAACTTATGACGCTGCGGGAAAGGCATATGAAAAAGAAGTGGCAGATTTACCGGTTTGGGACAAATTTGAAGCAGAAGAAATTTTATCTTATGATCCGGATTTGATTTTAGTAGTGAATCAGGAGCAGTATGATATTGCTTCTAAAATTGCACCTACGGTATGGCTTCCTTTTACAGAACTGTCCTTAGAGGAACGGGTCCGTTTCTTAGGGGAAGTGCTGAACCGCCAGGATGAGGCGGAAAAGGCTTTGGAAAATTTTGAACAAAAATTGAAAGAGGCAAAGGAAGAACTTGCAGAAAAACAAATTATGGACAAAACAGTCAGTATTTTCGAGAGAGAAGCAAACGGCAGCATTTGGGTATTTGGTGATAAATGGGGCCGGGGCGGTGACTTGATTTACAGCCACCTGGGGTTTAAGGCACCGGAGATCGTTCAAAATGAAATCATCGCAAAAGACCAGTACCGGGATGTGTCCATGGAAGTGATCCAGGATTATGCAGGAGACTATTTAATCCTGTCCGGAGATATTGAAGAGCTGAATGGAAACACCATTTGGGAATCCCTCCCCGCAGTAAAAAATGGTAGAACGATTCCCATTGATTTTACTCTGTTTTATGATATCGACATCTACTCATCCAGTGTACAGCTGGATTATCTTTTGGATGCGATGTTAAATATGCCTGAGTAG
- a CDS encoding DUF1189 domain-containing protein translates to MNIFKELRLSLYDFKCFKEFIKNKRSKVFLAGVVLMVIYFSLTMIVPFIKFQFKTGGFVKIIEDYVPDFELSGGTLWVEKPIEYEKDGTYIYIDTAPDISFYDVDEIREYISDYYQVVLMDSEKVIVKNKGEIMGRYFSEFDMDFSRETLQQWVPNAYLIVTAFMVLAFIFMTALFFFGVLVVALIGMIVASCMKYRLTFGQLYQMGVYARTLPLLIKAIMSFLPFSIPMFGIINFGLSVLYIVLAIQKMKESDLQKPMEFVSEQGNYFR, encoded by the coding sequence TTGAATATATTTAAGGAACTTAGATTATCTCTTTATGATTTTAAATGCTTTAAGGAATTTATAAAAAATAAACGCAGCAAGGTTTTTTTAGCCGGAGTTGTTCTTATGGTCATATATTTTTCCCTGACCATGATTGTTCCTTTTATAAAATTTCAGTTCAAAACAGGCGGATTTGTCAAAATTATAGAAGACTATGTTCCTGATTTTGAGTTGAGCGGCGGAACTCTTTGGGTTGAGAAGCCTATCGAATACGAAAAAGATGGTACGTATATTTATATAGATACGGCCCCGGATATCTCTTTTTATGATGTGGATGAGATCAGGGAATATATTTCAGATTATTATCAGGTAGTCCTGATGGATTCAGAAAAGGTCATTGTAAAGAATAAAGGTGAAATTATGGGAAGATACTTTTCCGAATTTGACATGGATTTCAGCAGGGAGACGCTTCAGCAATGGGTACCCAATGCCTATCTGATTGTAACAGCTTTTATGGTTCTGGCATTTATATTTATGACGGCGTTGTTTTTCTTTGGAGTACTGGTCGTTGCTCTTATTGGGATGATAGTTGCCTCCTGTATGAAATACCGTCTGACCTTTGGACAGTTGTATCAGATGGGGGTCTATGCCAGAACGCTGCCTTTATTGATTAAGGCAATTATGTCCTTTCTGCCGTTTTCCATACCAATGTTCGGGATCATTAATTTTGGACTTTCCGTGTTATATATTGTACTTGCCATTCAGAAGATGAAGGAGTCTGATCTGCAAAAACCCATGGAATTTGTTTCAGAACAGGGTAATTATTTTAGATAA
- a CDS encoding ABC transporter ATP-binding protein, giving the protein MNSITTKKLDIAYDNAMIVENLDMVIPHKKITSIIGPNGCGKSTVLKAIGRILKPKNGMVYLNGGDISILPTKEIAKKMAILPQSPSAPSGLTVSELVAYGRFPHQSGFGKLTPEDKKIVRWAISATKLLDLEHREVNTLSGGQRQRVWIAMALAQQTDLILLDEPTTYLDLAHQLEVLELLYGLNRSQGCTIAMVLHDLNLAARFSDYMIAVRGGKIIQHGSPEEVMVPHVLKETFSIDAEIVKEPRTGRPVCLTYALLHQERLSHKEAISV; this is encoded by the coding sequence ATGAATAGTATCACAACAAAAAAATTAGATATTGCCTATGACAACGCCATGATTGTGGAGAATTTGGATATGGTAATTCCTCATAAAAAAATCACGTCCATCATTGGTCCTAACGGATGCGGGAAATCCACGGTGTTAAAAGCCATCGGGCGCATTTTAAAACCCAAAAACGGAATGGTTTATTTAAATGGAGGTGATATCTCCATACTTCCCACTAAGGAAATTGCAAAAAAAATGGCGATTTTGCCCCAATCGCCTTCGGCTCCCAGCGGGCTGACGGTAAGTGAACTGGTTGCATATGGGCGGTTTCCTCACCAAAGCGGGTTTGGGAAATTGACGCCTGAGGATAAAAAGATTGTGCGGTGGGCAATCTCGGCGACCAAGCTTTTGGATTTGGAGCATCGGGAAGTAAATACATTATCAGGGGGACAGCGGCAAAGAGTCTGGATTGCCATGGCACTTGCCCAGCAGACAGATCTGATTTTACTTGACGAACCCACTACTTATCTGGATCTGGCTCATCAGCTTGAAGTGTTGGAGCTTTTATACGGGCTGAACCGCAGCCAGGGCTGCACCATTGCCATGGTTCTTCATGATTTGAATTTGGCGGCACGTTTTTCTGACTATATGATTGCGGTCCGGGGAGGGAAAATCATCCAGCACGGCAGCCCGGAAGAAGTAATGGTACCTCATGTTTTAAAGGAGACATTTTCCATTGATGCTGAAATTGTCAAGGAACCAAGAACAGGACGGCCTGTGTGTCTGACCTATGCTCTTTTGCATCAGGAACGTCTGTCCCATAAGGAGGCGATTTCTGTATGA
- a CDS encoding iron ABC transporter permease has translation MKKQFLFLIMVILMAVIAVISINSGKMNLTPGEVLSVITGKGTPQQNLIILEFRLPRIVLSILVGVGMGVSGCIMQSLLRNDMASPGTLGISSGSGLFVLIFVVLFSAKTVSSAILMPLLSFFGGMTAAGLIFLLSYRRGKDISPTGLILTGVALGSGYGALTTLLTLKLDQNQMDFIQRWSAGSLWGDEWRYLVILIPWTLILCGYVFYKAHILNILNLGNETASGLGAAVKPEFIGLTVAAVALSSGSVSLGGNFFFVGMISPHMARKLMGPDHKWFLPASGLCGAIIVLLADTITRTISLGADVPTGIVITALSTPYFLYLLAKAN, from the coding sequence ATGAAAAAACAGTTCCTTTTTCTGATTATGGTAATCTTAATGGCAGTAATCGCTGTGATCAGCATTAACTCCGGAAAAATGAATCTCACTCCAGGAGAAGTTTTAAGTGTGATCACAGGAAAAGGCACCCCGCAGCAAAATTTAATTATTTTAGAATTCCGCCTTCCCCGCATTGTTCTGTCAATTCTTGTGGGAGTGGGAATGGGCGTTTCCGGTTGTATCATGCAGAGCCTTTTGCGAAATGATATGGCAAGTCCAGGTACTTTAGGAATCAGCTCCGGTTCAGGGCTGTTTGTACTGATTTTTGTGGTATTGTTTTCTGCAAAGACGGTGTCATCTGCAATTTTGATGCCATTACTTTCCTTTTTCGGAGGAATGACCGCTGCAGGATTGATTTTTCTGCTTTCTTATAGAAGAGGGAAAGACATTTCCCCTACAGGGCTGATTTTAACAGGCGTTGCACTGGGAAGCGGATATGGAGCCTTAACTACACTGCTGACCCTTAAGCTGGATCAGAATCAGATGGATTTTATACAGCGCTGGAGCGCCGGCAGCTTGTGGGGAGATGAATGGCGTTATCTTGTAATACTGATTCCATGGACATTGATTTTATGCGGATATGTATTTTATAAAGCTCATATTCTAAACATTCTTAATCTTGGGAATGAAACGGCTTCGGGCCTTGGTGCTGCAGTAAAGCCTGAATTTATCGGTTTGACCGTAGCAGCAGTAGCACTTTCTTCAGGCAGCGTATCACTGGGTGGAAACTTCTTTTTTGTAGGAATGATTTCCCCTCATATGGCAAGAAAATTGATGGGGCCAGACCATAAATGGTTCCTTCCTGCCTCCGGGCTTTGCGGTGCGATCATTGTACTGCTTGCAGATACCATAACAAGAACCATCAGCCTGGGGGCAGATGTGCCTACGGGTATTGTAATTACGGCGCTTAGTACTCCGTACTTTTTATATCTATTGGCGAAAGCAAATTAA
- a CDS encoding iron ABC transporter permease codes for MKTTSIKRRWKGSAGFTIYMLLGFGLLIFMSAASISFGAADMRFTTAWEAIFRFNPNLTEHQIIQTLRLPRTLADLMVGCSLAICGAIMQGTTRNPLADSGLMGISSGATFAMAFCMAFLPGRTYAQTILFACTGAAVATAMTYFIASLGKGGMTPQRLVLAGISISMLFGAFSQFLSIKYRLGHALAYWTAGGTAGAKWSELMMILPLFAAGVLAALWLSPSVTVLSLGEDVAAGLGLKTRLVKGISTLIVLLLTGLSVIIVGPVGFVGLITPHIVRYIVGVDYRYIIPASGLYGALLTVFADLIGRLINKPYETPIGIIFAVIGVPYFLYLARKQRREFE; via the coding sequence ATGAAAACTACATCAATAAAGCGGCGGTGGAAAGGCTCTGCCGGCTTTACTATTTATATGCTTCTTGGATTTGGACTTTTGATTTTCATGTCGGCTGCATCCATTTCTTTTGGTGCTGCCGACATGCGCTTTACCACTGCCTGGGAGGCAATCTTTCGATTTAATCCAAATTTGACAGAGCATCAGATTATTCAGACCCTTCGGCTTCCACGTACCCTGGCAGATTTAATGGTGGGGTGCAGTCTGGCAATTTGCGGAGCAATTATGCAGGGAACAACACGGAATCCCCTTGCTGACTCCGGACTTATGGGAATCAGCTCCGGAGCCACCTTTGCCATGGCATTTTGTATGGCATTCCTGCCTGGGCGCACCTATGCCCAGACTATTTTGTTTGCATGTACGGGAGCCGCGGTTGCCACAGCAATGACCTATTTTATTGCTTCTCTTGGAAAAGGAGGAATGACGCCCCAGCGTCTTGTATTGGCAGGAATTTCTATTTCCATGCTGTTTGGAGCATTCAGCCAGTTCCTCTCCATTAAATACCGTCTTGGCCATGCCCTCGCTTATTGGACAGCAGGAGGAACAGCAGGGGCCAAATGGAGCGAGCTTATGATGATTCTCCCTCTTTTTGCAGCAGGAGTGCTGGCAGCGCTTTGGCTTTCTCCATCGGTTACTGTGCTGAGTTTAGGGGAAGATGTTGCAGCCGGATTGGGGTTAAAAACCAGATTGGTCAAAGGAATTTCTACGCTGATTGTGCTGCTCCTTACCGGGCTTTCTGTCATTATCGTAGGGCCGGTTGGTTTTGTCGGACTCATTACCCCTCATATTGTCCGATATATAGTAGGGGTGGATTACCGGTATATCATTCCGGCTTCAGGGCTTTATGGTGCCTTGCTTACGGTTTTTGCGGATTTAATAGGACGATTAATCAATAAACCTTATGAGACGCCAATTGGTATCATATTTGCTGTGATCGGTGTTCCTTATTTCCTTTATCTTGCAAGAAAGCAAAGGAGGGAATTTGAATGA
- a CDS encoding helix-turn-helix transcriptional regulator, which translates to MNEYQAASWGAMAKKYNLDQRTYGPGTGYYFPPHWSNGWIIEACPAKGLFVSSAWFTPDKKTIHTIDVKKPCLWIFCIDCGNMIYSQQGKASTTFTPMTHVLVNPHQPFHLTFPKGIHTCFTSVLVFDDFLQPFLQTRNNAPKISISDAKAWESEHYNSPNTMMVLEQIRWAVRNADMPLLAFEGMVLHLLCSIARNYPVTPERRNSRRNYVTWENEKKVYSVKLKIDENVLQVPPMEELTKIADMSESKLRLSFKNIYQIPLYDYIRREKMKRAMQLLSDDHLSIRDISELCGYKNASKFSAAFQDVHGITPSEFRKAFNL; encoded by the coding sequence ATGAATGAATATCAAGCCGCCTCATGGGGAGCCATGGCGAAAAAATATAACCTGGATCAGCGGACCTACGGACCAGGAACCGGATATTACTTTCCACCCCACTGGTCCAATGGATGGATCATTGAAGCATGTCCTGCAAAAGGCCTGTTTGTTTCCAGCGCGTGGTTTACTCCAGACAAAAAAACCATCCACACCATAGACGTGAAAAAGCCATGTTTGTGGATCTTTTGTATTGACTGCGGCAACATGATATATTCCCAGCAAGGCAAAGCATCAACCACCTTCACCCCCATGACCCACGTTCTGGTTAATCCTCACCAGCCATTTCATTTGACCTTTCCCAAAGGAATCCATACCTGCTTTACCAGTGTTCTTGTTTTCGATGACTTTTTACAACCCTTTTTGCAAACAAGAAACAATGCCCCAAAAATCAGCATTTCAGATGCAAAAGCATGGGAATCAGAACATTACAACTCACCAAATACCATGATGGTATTAGAACAGATCCGCTGGGCAGTGCGCAATGCGGATATGCCCCTCCTTGCCTTTGAAGGAATGGTACTTCATCTGCTATGTTCAATCGCCAGAAACTATCCTGTAACTCCAGAGCGAAGGAACAGCCGCAGAAATTATGTAACGTGGGAAAATGAGAAAAAGGTTTACTCAGTAAAACTAAAAATTGACGAAAATGTTCTCCAGGTTCCGCCAATGGAAGAATTGACAAAAATAGCAGACATGAGCGAGAGCAAATTACGCCTCAGCTTTAAAAACATTTATCAGATTCCCCTTTATGATTATATCCGCAGGGAAAAAATGAAACGTGCCATGCAGCTTTTATCTGATGACCATTTGAGTATCCGGGATATTTCGGAGCTGTGCGGCTATAAAAACGCCTCCAAATTTTCTGCCGCTTTTCAGGATGTTCATGGGATTACACCAAGCGAATTTAGGAAGGCTTTTAATTTATAA
- a CDS encoding ABC transporter substrate-binding protein, whose protein sequence is MKKIGSIFCFMFALLFTLTGCSSVSRESSNATDMHTINTVMGEIEVPKEPQRVVVNWYIGEVLSLDLNVVGYNAWEQETMPFYGKFSSDSKLEHWAAEDIMAAEPDLIITYQTEDFEKFGKIAPVLVIPEENVSSVERLRIIGEAAGKSKEAEALIAAFEEKLAAAKEELQSEKYQGKTFSILEDWGPSGDWNGVAYETGSRGGTLVYNYLGLKKPEKLEKLVEESGNGRGTLSYEVAHEYFGDYILWFQQEGKESEYAKTDIWKSIPAVAEGRIAEIPGKYQGLFYYSDVASLSAQLDYTVSAIQGMSE, encoded by the coding sequence ATGAAGAAAATAGGGTCCATATTTTGTTTTATGTTTGCGCTTTTGTTTACGCTGACAGGATGCAGCAGTGTAAGCCGGGAAAGCTCTAATGCGACGGACATGCACACAATAAATACAGTAATGGGAGAAATAGAAGTGCCAAAAGAACCCCAGCGTGTAGTCGTGAACTGGTACATAGGAGAGGTGCTTTCTTTAGATTTGAACGTGGTTGGATACAATGCATGGGAACAGGAGACCATGCCATTTTATGGCAAGTTCTCTTCTGATTCCAAGCTGGAACACTGGGCAGCGGAGGATATTATGGCTGCAGAGCCAGATTTGATTATTACTTATCAGACAGAGGATTTTGAAAAGTTTGGGAAAATAGCCCCGGTACTGGTCATTCCGGAAGAAAACGTAAGCTCTGTTGAGCGTCTCCGCATCATTGGAGAGGCGGCTGGAAAGTCAAAAGAAGCAGAAGCCTTGATTGCGGCCTTTGAAGAAAAGCTTGCCGCAGCAAAGGAAGAGCTGCAAAGCGAAAAATACCAGGGAAAAACATTCAGCATTCTGGAAGACTGGGGTCCATCCGGTGATTGGAACGGTGTGGCATATGAAACTGGTTCCAGAGGAGGAACTTTGGTTTACAACTATCTTGGTCTTAAAAAACCGGAGAAGCTGGAGAAACTGGTTGAAGAATCCGGCAACGGCAGAGGGACCTTAAGCTATGAGGTGGCTCATGAATATTTCGGAGATTATATATTATGGTTCCAGCAGGAAGGAAAAGAATCAGAATATGCAAAGACAGATATTTGGAAAAGTATTCCTGCTGTTGCAGAAGGCCGGATTGCAGAAATTCCGGGAAAGTATCAGGGATTGTTTTACTATTCTGATGTAGCCAGTTTATCTGCACAGTTGGATTATACGGTTTCCGCAATTCAGGGAATGTCAGAATAA